From Streptomyces sp. TLI_053, a single genomic window includes:
- a CDS encoding YggS family pyridoxal phosphate-dependent enzyme, translated as MTNDIYGPFPGDSARFPDKSWLDALTEGQRARYEELGTNLEVVERRIADACAAAGRARDEVRLIVVTKTYPAEDTALLAGLGVTDVAENRDQDAAPKAEQCRNLPLDWHFVGQLQTNKVRSVVRYADHVHSVDRARLVESLGAAVVKAGRADLGCLVQVALDKEAGEGEHRAGVAPADVLALADAIADTPGLRMDGVMTVAPLAGPLAGDPAAAFDRLAEIATAVRAAHPAATMVSAGMSGDLEQAIAAGATHVRVGTAVLGVRSPLR; from the coding sequence ATGACGAATGACATCTACGGACCGTTCCCGGGCGATTCCGCCCGATTCCCGGACAAGTCCTGGCTGGACGCGCTGACGGAGGGCCAACGGGCCCGGTACGAGGAACTCGGTACCAACCTGGAGGTCGTCGAGCGGCGGATCGCCGACGCCTGCGCCGCCGCCGGGCGGGCCCGCGACGAGGTCCGGCTGATCGTGGTCACCAAGACCTACCCCGCCGAGGACACCGCGCTGCTGGCCGGGCTGGGCGTCACCGATGTCGCGGAGAACCGCGACCAGGACGCCGCACCCAAGGCGGAGCAGTGCAGAAACCTTCCTCTTGACTGGCACTTCGTCGGCCAGCTGCAGACCAACAAGGTCCGCTCGGTGGTCCGGTACGCCGACCACGTGCACTCGGTGGACCGGGCGCGGCTGGTGGAGTCGCTCGGCGCGGCGGTCGTCAAGGCCGGACGCGCCGACCTGGGCTGCCTGGTGCAGGTGGCCCTGGACAAGGAGGCCGGCGAGGGCGAGCACCGTGCCGGGGTCGCCCCGGCGGACGTGCTCGCGCTGGCCGACGCGATCGCCGACACGCCCGGACTGCGCATGGACGGTGTGATGACGGTCGCTCCGCTCGCGGGTCCGCTGGCCGGCGATCCGGCGGCGGCCTTCGATCGGCTGGCGGAAATCGCAACCGCCGTACGGGCGGCCCATCCGGCTGCCACCATGGTCTCGGCAGGGATGAGCGGCGACCTGGAGCAGGCCATTGCCGCCGGAGCGACACATGTGCGCGTCGGAACGGCGGTACTCGGAGTGCGGTCACCCCTCAGGTAA
- a CDS encoding YggT family protein, whose protein sequence is MEIVWEVLYYALTVFLVFLLVRLVMDWVFQFARSWRPGKAMVLVLEATYTVTDPPLKLLRRFIPPLRLGGVALDLSFFVLMIIVYVLISLVRP, encoded by the coding sequence ATGGAGATCGTGTGGGAGGTGCTCTATTACGCACTGACCGTCTTCCTGGTGTTCCTGCTCGTGCGGCTGGTGATGGACTGGGTCTTCCAGTTCGCGCGTTCGTGGCGGCCCGGCAAGGCCATGGTCCTGGTCCTGGAGGCCACGTACACTGTCACGGATCCGCCGCTCAAGCTTCTGCGGCGGTTCATTCCGCCGTTGCGTCTCGGGGGCGTGGCGCTCGACCTGTCCTTCTTCGTACTGATGATCATTGTGTATGTCCTGATCTCGCTTGTGCGGCCCTAG
- the ileS gene encoding isoleucine--tRNA ligase produces MASSYNPVPAQVDLPALEHRILSFWQDNKVFQRSLEQSEGRPEWVFYEGPPTANGMPGAHHIEARVFKDVFPRYRTMKGYHVARKAGWDCHGLPVELAVEKELGFSGKQDIEAYGIAEFNAKCRESVTRHTDAFVELTNRMGYWVDLDQAYRTMDPSYVQSVWWSLKQIFDKGLLVQDHRVAPWCPRCGTGLSDHELAQGYETVVDPSVFVRFPLTSGPLADRAALLVWTTTPWTLVSNTAAAVHPEVTYVVATDGTEQLVVAEPLLAKALGEGWEATGESFTGAEMERWAYRRPFDLVEIENAHYVLNAEYVTTEDGTGIVHQSPAFGADDLATCRKYGLPVVNPVLTDGTFGPEVPLVGGQFFKKADEALVADLQERGLLFRHLPYEHSYPHCWRCHTALLYYAQPSWYIRTTAVKDAMIRENEATNWFPDTVKHGRFGDWLNNNIDWALSRNRYWGTPLPIWRCEENHLTCVGSLAELSELTGTDQSGLDPHRPFIDEVTFDCRECGGTSTRVPEVIDAWYDSGSMPFAQYGYPYQNKELFEKRYPAQFISEAIDQTRGWFYTLMAVGTLVFDKSSYENVVCLGHILAEDGRKMSKHLGNILQPIPLMDQHGADAVRWFMAAGGSPWSARRVGHGTIQEVVRKTLLTFWNTVAFQALYARTSGWAPSAADPAPADRPQLDRWVLSELNALVRDVDAAFEAYDTQRAGKLLSAFVDDLSNWYVRRGRRRFWQGDAAALATLHEALETVTRLMAPLTPFITEQVWQDLVVPVVPDAPASVHLASWPEADESLIDTDLSRHMALVRRLVELGRATRAESGVKTRQPLSRALVAAQGWDELPQDLRAQIAEELNVSTLESLANVGGSLVDTTAKANFRALGKRFGKGVQDVAKAVAAADAARLAAELRAGGTTSVELNGETVALSPDEVIITETPREGWAVANESGATVALDLAITPELKRLGVARDAIRQIQEARKNSGLDVADRIVLRWRASNDETAEAIAEHGALVAEEVLATDFAAGAADWASDTFADESLGLAFQLRKA; encoded by the coding sequence ATGGCCAGCTCCTACAACCCCGTCCCCGCGCAGGTCGACCTGCCCGCCCTCGAACACCGGATCCTGTCGTTCTGGCAGGACAACAAGGTCTTCCAGCGCAGCCTGGAGCAGTCCGAGGGCCGCCCCGAGTGGGTCTTCTACGAGGGCCCGCCGACCGCCAACGGCATGCCCGGCGCCCACCACATCGAGGCCCGCGTCTTCAAGGACGTCTTCCCCCGGTACCGGACGATGAAGGGCTACCACGTCGCCCGCAAGGCCGGCTGGGACTGCCACGGCCTCCCGGTGGAGCTCGCCGTCGAGAAGGAGCTCGGCTTCTCCGGCAAGCAGGACATCGAGGCGTACGGCATCGCCGAGTTCAACGCCAAGTGCCGCGAGTCGGTGACCCGCCACACCGACGCCTTCGTCGAGCTCACCAACCGGATGGGCTACTGGGTCGACCTCGACCAGGCCTACCGCACCATGGACCCGTCCTACGTGCAGTCCGTCTGGTGGTCGCTCAAGCAGATCTTCGACAAGGGCCTGCTGGTCCAGGACCACCGGGTCGCCCCCTGGTGCCCGCGCTGCGGCACCGGCCTCTCCGACCACGAGCTGGCCCAGGGCTACGAGACCGTCGTCGACCCCTCGGTCTTCGTCCGCTTCCCGCTGACCAGCGGCCCGCTGGCCGACCGGGCCGCGCTGCTGGTCTGGACCACCACCCCGTGGACCCTGGTCTCCAACACCGCCGCCGCCGTCCACCCCGAGGTCACCTACGTGGTGGCCACCGACGGCACCGAGCAGCTGGTGGTCGCCGAGCCGCTGCTGGCCAAGGCCCTCGGCGAGGGCTGGGAGGCGACCGGCGAGTCCTTCACCGGCGCCGAGATGGAGCGCTGGGCCTACCGCCGCCCGTTCGACCTGGTCGAGATCGAGAACGCGCACTACGTCCTCAACGCCGAGTACGTCACCACCGAGGACGGCACCGGCATCGTCCACCAGTCGCCCGCCTTCGGTGCCGACGACCTCGCCACCTGCCGCAAGTACGGCCTGCCCGTGGTCAACCCGGTGCTGACCGACGGCACCTTCGGCCCCGAGGTCCCGCTGGTCGGCGGCCAGTTCTTCAAGAAGGCCGACGAGGCCCTGGTCGCGGACCTCCAGGAGCGCGGCCTGCTCTTCCGCCACCTCCCGTACGAGCACAGCTACCCGCACTGCTGGCGCTGCCACACCGCGCTGCTCTACTACGCGCAGCCGTCCTGGTACATCCGCACCACCGCGGTCAAGGACGCGATGATCCGGGAGAACGAGGCCACCAACTGGTTCCCGGACACCGTCAAGCACGGCCGCTTCGGCGACTGGCTGAACAACAACATCGACTGGGCGCTCAGCCGCAACCGCTACTGGGGCACCCCGCTGCCGATCTGGCGCTGCGAGGAGAACCACCTCACCTGCGTCGGCTCGCTGGCCGAGCTGTCCGAGCTCACCGGCACCGACCAGAGCGGCCTCGACCCGCACCGCCCGTTCATCGACGAGGTCACCTTCGACTGCCGCGAGTGCGGCGGCACCTCGACCCGTGTGCCCGAGGTCATCGACGCCTGGTACGACTCGGGCTCGATGCCCTTCGCCCAGTACGGCTACCCGTACCAGAACAAGGAGCTGTTCGAGAAGCGCTACCCGGCGCAGTTCATCTCCGAGGCGATCGACCAGACCCGCGGCTGGTTCTACACCCTGATGGCCGTCGGGACCCTGGTCTTCGACAAGAGCTCGTACGAGAACGTCGTCTGCCTGGGCCACATCCTGGCCGAGGACGGCCGCAAGATGTCCAAGCACCTGGGCAACATCCTGCAGCCGATCCCGCTCATGGACCAGCACGGCGCCGACGCCGTCCGCTGGTTCATGGCCGCCGGCGGCTCGCCCTGGTCGGCCCGCCGGGTCGGCCACGGCACGATCCAGGAGGTGGTCCGCAAGACCCTCCTCACCTTCTGGAACACCGTCGCCTTCCAGGCCCTGTACGCCCGCACCTCCGGCTGGGCGCCGTCCGCGGCCGACCCGGCCCCGGCCGACCGCCCGCAGCTGGACCGCTGGGTGCTCTCCGAGCTGAACGCCCTGGTCCGCGACGTCGACGCGGCCTTCGAGGCCTACGACACCCAGCGCGCCGGCAAGCTGCTCTCCGCCTTCGTCGACGACCTCTCCAACTGGTACGTCCGCCGCGGCCGCCGCCGCTTCTGGCAGGGCGACGCCGCCGCGCTCGCCACCCTGCACGAGGCGCTGGAGACCGTCACCCGGCTGATGGCCCCGCTCACCCCGTTCATCACCGAGCAGGTCTGGCAGGACCTGGTCGTCCCGGTCGTCCCGGACGCCCCGGCCTCGGTCCACCTGGCCTCCTGGCCGGAGGCGGACGAGTCGCTGATCGACACCGACCTCTCCCGCCACATGGCGCTGGTCCGCCGGCTGGTCGAGCTGGGCCGGGCCACCCGCGCCGAGTCGGGCGTGAAGACCCGCCAGCCGCTGTCCCGCGCGCTGGTCGCCGCCCAGGGCTGGGACGAGCTGCCGCAGGACCTGCGCGCGCAGATCGCCGAGGAGCTCAACGTCTCCACCCTGGAGTCGCTCGCGAACGTCGGCGGCTCGCTGGTCGACACCACCGCCAAGGCCAACTTCCGCGCGCTGGGCAAGCGTTTCGGCAAGGGCGTGCAGGACGTCGCCAAGGCGGTCGCCGCCGCGGACGCCGCCCGGCTCGCCGCCGAGCTGCGCGCCGGGGGCACCACCTCGGTCGAGCTGAACGGCGAGACGGTGGCCCTGTCCCCGGACGAGGTGATCATCACCGAGACCCCGCGCGAGGGCTGGGCCGTCGCCAACGAGTCCGGCGCCACCGTCGCGCTGGACCTCGCGATCACCCCCGAGCTCAAGCGCCTCGGTGTCGCCCGGGACGCGATCCGCCAGATCCAGGAGGCCCGCAAGAACTCCGGCCTGGACGTCGCCGACCGGATCGTGCTGCGCTGGCGCGCGAGCAACGACGAGACCGCCGAGGCCATCGCCGAGCACGGTGCCCTGGTCGCCGAGGAGGTGCTCGCCACCGACTTCGCCGCCGGCGCCGCCGACTGGGCGTCCGACACCTTCGCCGACGAGTCCCTCGGCCTCGCCTTCCAGCTGCGCAAGGCCTGA
- the lspA gene encoding signal peptidase II, with amino-acid sequence MAPAGDVAGPGDAAPARPAAPEAAAAPAPAQESLPAPAPVQAAVQAPASLPVEPAGAEEPKGRRRIGVLLVVALLAFLVDFGSKLLVVARLENHSAIKVIGDVVTFQVIRNSGAAFGMGQALTVVFTMIASAVIVVIWRIARRLYSLPWAIALGLLLGGALGNLTDRLFRSPGVFRGHVVDFISVQHFAVFNLADSAIVCGGILVVLLSFRGSNPDGTVHQQADKGERAEKGERADKGE; translated from the coding sequence GTGGCCCCGGCCGGGGACGTGGCCGGGCCCGGTGACGCGGCTCCGGCCCGGCCGGCGGCCCCCGAGGCGGCCGCGGCCCCCGCACCGGCCCAGGAGTCCCTCCCGGCTCCGGCCCCGGTCCAGGCCGCGGTCCAGGCTCCGGCGTCGCTCCCGGTCGAGCCGGCCGGGGCGGAGGAGCCGAAGGGGCGCAGGCGGATCGGCGTGCTCCTGGTCGTCGCGCTGCTCGCCTTCCTGGTCGACTTCGGCAGCAAGCTGCTGGTCGTGGCCCGGCTGGAGAACCACTCGGCGATCAAGGTGATCGGCGATGTGGTGACCTTCCAGGTGATCCGCAACTCCGGCGCCGCCTTCGGCATGGGGCAGGCGCTGACCGTCGTCTTCACCATGATCGCCTCGGCCGTCATCGTGGTGATCTGGCGGATCGCCCGGCGGCTGTACAGCCTGCCCTGGGCGATCGCGCTCGGCCTGCTGCTGGGCGGCGCGCTCGGCAACCTGACCGACCGGCTGTTCCGCTCGCCCGGGGTCTTCCGCGGGCACGTGGTCGACTTCATCTCCGTCCAGCACTTCGCGGTCTTCAACCTGGCGGACTCGGCGATCGTCTGCGGCGGCATCCTGGTCGTCCTGCTCTCCTTCCGGGGCAGCAACCCGGACGGCACCGTGCACCAGCAGGCGGACAAGGGCGAGCGGGCGGAGAAGGGCGAGCGGGCGGACAAGGGCGAGTAG
- the pgeF gene encoding peptidoglycan editing factor PgeF, producing MIDHAVRDGAHFAFTSRWGGVSTSPYGELNLGGAVGDDPAAVLENRAIAARELGLDQADVVWMNQVHGADVAVVTERQPAGEAPTVDAVVTDRPLALAVLTADCTPVLLADPVAGVVGAAHAGRPGLAAGVVPAVVRAMVALGAEPARIAAATGPAVCGRCYEVPAQLRAEVAGRVPAAHAVTSWGTPALDVPAGVAAQLAAAGVTGPVLSPVCTLESADHYSYRREQRTGRLASYVWLGSSH from the coding sequence GTGATCGACCACGCGGTCCGCGACGGTGCTCACTTCGCCTTCACCAGTCGGTGGGGCGGGGTGAGCACTTCGCCGTACGGGGAGCTGAACCTCGGCGGCGCGGTGGGGGACGACCCGGCGGCCGTCCTGGAGAACCGGGCGATCGCGGCCCGCGAGCTCGGCCTCGACCAGGCCGACGTGGTGTGGATGAACCAGGTGCACGGGGCGGACGTGGCCGTGGTGACGGAGCGGCAGCCGGCGGGGGAGGCCCCCACGGTCGACGCGGTGGTCACCGACCGGCCGCTGGCGCTGGCCGTGCTGACCGCGGACTGCACCCCGGTGCTGCTGGCGGACCCGGTCGCGGGGGTGGTCGGCGCGGCCCACGCCGGACGGCCCGGTCTCGCGGCCGGTGTGGTGCCGGCCGTGGTCCGGGCGATGGTGGCGCTCGGCGCCGAGCCCGCGCGGATCGCCGCCGCCACCGGACCCGCCGTCTGCGGCCGCTGCTACGAGGTGCCCGCGCAGCTGCGGGCCGAGGTCGCCGGGCGGGTGCCCGCGGCACACGCGGTGACCTCCTGGGGGACCCCGGCTCTGGACGTGCCGGCGGGAGTCGCGGCCCAGCTGGCCGCCGCGGGTGTCACCGGGCCGGTGCTGTCACCGGTCTGCACCCTCGAATCGGCCGACCACTACTCCTATCGGCGCGAGCAGCGCACGGGCCGGCTCGCGAGCTACGTCTGGTTGGGCTCTTCACACTGA
- a CDS encoding DivIVA domain-containing protein — translation MPLTPEDVRNKQFTTVRLREGYDEDEVDAFLDEVEAELTRLLRENEDLRAKLAAATRAAAQNQANMRKEPPQDARPGAPVPAAISGPPVPGQQGGPGPQQQMGPGGPQQQQMGPGPQQQMGNQPLGLPSGAPQLPAGQGGPMGGPGQQQQMGQQQMGQTMGGQQQLVQPMGGQMLQPMGGPGGPQGMGNPMGQGMGQQQMQQMGGPMGGPQQMGGPMGAPMQQQQNPGGDSAARVLALAQQTADQAISEARSEANKIVGEARSRAEGLERDARAKADALERDAQEKHRVAMGSLESARATLERKVEDLRAFEREYRTRLKSYLETQLRQLESQADDSLAPPRIPATASLPPAASSMAPAGAGAMSPAPSFGGGQQSFGGQPSFGGQSAFGGNGAPSFGGPSAAGNSGAPQMQPAGMTQPMAAVRPQPPQPMQQAPAPMRGFLIDEDGDN, via the coding sequence ATGCCATTGACCCCCGAGGACGTTCGGAACAAGCAGTTCACGACCGTCCGCCTGCGCGAAGGCTATGACGAGGACGAGGTCGATGCCTTCCTCGACGAGGTCGAGGCGGAGCTGACCCGTCTCCTCCGCGAGAACGAGGACCTGCGCGCCAAGCTGGCCGCAGCGACCCGTGCCGCCGCGCAGAACCAGGCCAACATGCGCAAGGAGCCGCCGCAGGACGCGCGCCCCGGCGCCCCGGTGCCGGCCGCCATATCCGGCCCGCCGGTCCCCGGCCAGCAGGGCGGCCCCGGTCCGCAGCAGCAGATGGGCCCGGGCGGTCCGCAGCAGCAGCAGATGGGCCCCGGTCCGCAGCAGCAGATGGGCAACCAGCCGCTCGGCCTGCCGTCCGGCGCCCCGCAGCTGCCTGCAGGTCAGGGCGGCCCGATGGGCGGCCCCGGCCAGCAGCAGCAGATGGGCCAGCAGCAGATGGGCCAGACCATGGGCGGCCAGCAGCAGCTGGTCCAGCCGATGGGCGGTCAGATGCTCCAGCCGATGGGCGGCCCCGGCGGCCCGCAGGGCATGGGCAACCCGATGGGCCAGGGCATGGGCCAGCAGCAGATGCAGCAGATGGGCGGCCCCATGGGCGGCCCGCAGCAGATGGGCGGCCCGATGGGCGCCCCGATGCAGCAGCAGCAGAACCCCGGTGGCGACAGCGCCGCGCGGGTGCTGGCGCTCGCCCAGCAGACCGCGGACCAGGCGATCTCCGAGGCCCGTTCCGAGGCCAACAAGATCGTCGGCGAGGCGCGCAGCCGCGCCGAGGGCCTGGAGCGGGACGCCCGCGCCAAGGCCGACGCGCTGGAGCGGGACGCGCAGGAGAAGCACCGCGTCGCGATGGGCTCCCTGGAGTCCGCCCGCGCCACGCTGGAGCGCAAGGTCGAGGACCTGCGGGCGTTCGAGCGTGAGTACCGGACGCGCCTGAAGTCCTACCTGGAGACCCAGCTCCGTCAGCTGGAGTCGCAGGCGGACGACTCGCTCGCGCCGCCGCGGATCCCGGCCACCGCTTCGCTGCCGCCGGCCGCGTCGTCGATGGCTCCGGCCGGTGCCGGCGCGATGAGCCCGGCGCCGAGCTTCGGTGGTGGCCAGCAGTCGTTCGGCGGCCAGCCGTCCTTCGGCGGGCAGAGCGCCTTCGGCGGGAACGGTGCGCCGAGCTTCGGCGGGCCGTCGGCCGCGGGCAACTCGGGTGCGCCGCAGATGCAGCCGGCCGGGATGACCCAGCCGATGGCGGCCGTCCGTCCGCAGCCGCCGCAGCCGATGCAGCAGGCGCCGGCTCCGATGCGGGGCTTCCTGATCGACGAGGACGGCGACAACTAA
- the sepF gene encoding cell division protein SepF, with amino-acid sequence MAGAMRKMAVYLGLVEDETYDGQGYDPDDDYDADPEPIRTGRTEDIPRPASPAPAPVSSITPQPVPAAVPIRQETPRMAPVSSITPERRHNLEKSAPVIMPKVVNEREPYRITTLHPRTYNEARTIGEQFRGGTPVIMNLTEMDDTDAKRLVDFAAGLVFGLHGSIERVTQKVFLLSPANVDVTAEDKARIAEGGFFNQS; translated from the coding sequence ATGGCCGGCGCAATGCGCAAGATGGCGGTCTACCTCGGCCTCGTGGAGGACGAGACGTACGACGGCCAGGGGTACGACCCCGACGACGACTACGACGCGGACCCCGAGCCGATCCGGACCGGACGGACCGAGGACATTCCGCGGCCGGCCTCCCCGGCACCCGCGCCGGTCTCCTCCATCACCCCGCAGCCGGTGCCGGCCGCGGTCCCGATCCGCCAGGAGACCCCGAGGATGGCACCAGTGTCGTCCATCACACCCGAACGCCGCCACAACCTGGAGAAGAGCGCCCCGGTGATCATGCCCAAGGTAGTGAACGAACGAGAGCCCTACCGCATCACCACGCTGCACCCGAGGACCTACAACGAGGCCCGTACCATCGGGGAACAGTTCCGTGGCGGGACTCCTGTGATCATGAATCTGACCGAGATGGACGACACGGATGCCAAGCGGCTCGTAGACTTCGCCGCTGGACTCGTCTTCGGTCTGCACGGCAGTATCGAGCGCGTGACGCAGAAGGTGTTCCTCCTGTCGCCTGCTAACGTCGATGTCACGGCGGAGGACAAGGCTCGGATCGCCGAGGGTGGGTTCTTCAACCAGAGCTGA
- the ftsZ gene encoding cell division protein FtsZ, which yields MAAPQNYLAVIKVVGIGGGGVNAINRMIEVGLKGVEFIAINTDAQALLMSDADVKLDVGRELTRGLGAGANPEVGRKAAEDHREEIEEVLKGADMVFVTAGEGGGTGTGGAPVVANIARSLGALTIGVVTRPFTFEGRRRANQAEDGIASLREEVDTLIVIPNDRLLSISDRQVSVLDAFRSADQVLLSGVQGITDLITTPGLINLDFADVKSVMSDAGSALMGIGSARGEDRAKAAAVMAISSPLLEASIDGARGVLLSISGGSDLGLFEINESAQLVSEAAHPEANIIFGAVIDDALGDEVRVTVIAAGFDGGQPPAIVREPVVKASAAPANPPASSGTPERPAGRPAYGGIGSVTSRSEGDSASSSRPAESPATTTAAPVPPQVQPARQPFVESPAEELDVPDFLK from the coding sequence GTGGCAGCACCGCAGAACTACCTCGCAGTCATCAAGGTCGTCGGTATCGGCGGCGGTGGTGTCAACGCCATCAACCGGATGATCGAGGTCGGTCTCAAGGGCGTCGAGTTCATCGCGATCAACACCGATGCGCAGGCCCTCCTCATGAGCGACGCCGACGTCAAGCTCGATGTGGGCCGTGAACTCACCCGGGGCCTCGGCGCCGGCGCCAACCCCGAGGTCGGCCGGAAGGCCGCCGAGGACCACCGCGAGGAGATCGAGGAGGTCCTCAAGGGGGCCGACATGGTCTTCGTCACCGCCGGCGAGGGCGGCGGCACCGGCACGGGCGGCGCGCCGGTGGTCGCCAACATCGCCCGCTCGCTGGGCGCGCTGACCATCGGCGTGGTCACCCGTCCGTTCACCTTCGAGGGCCGGCGGCGCGCCAACCAGGCCGAGGACGGCATCGCCTCGCTGCGCGAAGAGGTCGACACCCTCATCGTCATCCCCAACGACCGGCTGCTGTCCATCTCGGACCGCCAGGTCAGCGTGCTGGACGCGTTCCGCTCCGCCGACCAGGTGCTGCTCTCCGGTGTCCAGGGGATCACCGACCTGATCACCACGCCGGGTCTGATCAACCTCGACTTCGCCGACGTCAAGTCGGTCATGTCGGACGCCGGTTCGGCGCTCATGGGCATCGGCTCGGCCCGCGGCGAGGACCGCGCCAAGGCGGCCGCCGTGATGGCGATCTCCTCTCCGCTGCTGGAGGCCTCGATCGACGGCGCCCGCGGTGTGCTGCTGTCCATCTCCGGCGGCTCCGACCTCGGCCTGTTCGAGATCAACGAGTCCGCCCAGCTGGTCAGCGAGGCGGCCCACCCCGAGGCCAACATCATCTTCGGTGCCGTCATCGACGACGCCCTGGGCGACGAGGTCCGGGTCACCGTCATCGCGGCGGGCTTCGACGGCGGCCAGCCGCCGGCGATCGTCCGCGAGCCGGTGGTCAAGGCGAGCGCGGCCCCGGCCAACCCGCCGGCCTCCTCGGGCACCCCGGAGCGTCCGGCCGGCCGGCCCGCGTACGGCGGCATCGGCTCGGTCACCTCCCGCTCCGAGGGCGACAGCGCCTCCTCCTCCCGTCCGGCCGAGTCGCCGGCCACCACCACGGCCGCCCCGGTGCCGCCGCAGGTGCAGCCGGCCCGGCAGCCGTTCGTGGAGAGCCCGGCCGAGGAACTCGACGTGCCGGACTTCCTTAAGTGA
- a CDS encoding TraR/DksA family transcriptional regulator: MTTTARRKNTTDTTLVAPGRTRTPAGATARTGGAESVDPAELPVRPGEDPWTSEEVRELHAELINDLERLQQEIDAAEAAITGLMRDSNDGAGDDQVDAGTKNISRESEVALANNARDSLAQTEHALARLEGVGFGTCESCGQAIGKARMQAFPRATLCVQCKAKQERR; the protein is encoded by the coding sequence GTGACCACTACCGCACGGCGCAAGAACACCACCGACACCACTCTCGTGGCCCCCGGCCGCACCCGTACGCCGGCCGGGGCCACCGCCCGTACCGGCGGTGCCGAGTCGGTCGACCCGGCCGAGCTGCCGGTCCGGCCCGGCGAGGACCCGTGGACCTCCGAGGAGGTGCGCGAGCTGCACGCCGAGCTGATCAACGATCTGGAGCGGCTCCAGCAGGAGATCGACGCGGCCGAGGCGGCCATCACCGGTCTGATGCGGGACTCCAACGACGGAGCCGGCGACGACCAGGTGGACGCCGGTACGAAGAACATCTCGCGCGAGAGCGAGGTGGCGCTGGCCAACAACGCCCGCGACAGCCTCGCCCAGACCGAGCACGCGCTGGCCCGGCTGGAGGGCGTCGGATTCGGCACCTGCGAGTCCTGCGGCCAGGCCATCGGCAAGGCACGGATGCAGGCCTTCCCGCGGGCGACGCTCTGCGTCCAGTGCAAGGCCAAGCAGGAACGCCGCTGA
- a CDS encoding FtsQ-type POTRA domain-containing protein, with the protein MADARLADPLDEEFEAGEHAPRLRLSRRGAVVLGALVALLLGLLSWLVFFSSVLEVRSVAVQGLQDERLTADEVRTAIGGVGSGPLARVDLDDARARVEAIPRVAGAEVWRGWPNTLRVKVTQRTAVAAVKGEDGRFTQVDAAGVSFATEPAAPSGVPVVELRLSQQALDTESVIGRNQLVEGAVAVAAGLPEEVRQRAGAVLVHSFDDIQLQLAGGATVRWGSPEQTDRKARVLVALLRQKGTNFDVSAPDAPAVSG; encoded by the coding sequence GTGGCTGACGCCCGGCTCGCCGACCCCCTGGACGAGGAGTTCGAGGCCGGGGAGCACGCTCCCCGGCTCCGGCTCTCCCGCCGGGGCGCGGTGGTGCTGGGCGCCCTGGTCGCGCTGCTGCTGGGGCTGCTGTCCTGGCTGGTCTTCTTCTCCTCGGTGCTGGAGGTGCGCTCCGTCGCGGTGCAGGGCCTCCAGGACGAGCGGCTGACGGCCGACGAGGTCAGGACGGCGATCGGCGGCGTCGGTTCGGGGCCGCTGGCCCGGGTGGACCTCGACGACGCCCGCGCGCGGGTGGAGGCGATCCCCCGGGTGGCCGGGGCGGAGGTCTGGCGGGGCTGGCCGAACACCCTTCGGGTGAAGGTCACCCAGCGCACGGCGGTCGCCGCGGTGAAGGGCGAGGACGGCCGCTTCACCCAGGTCGACGCGGCCGGAGTGAGCTTCGCCACCGAGCCGGCCGCCCCGTCCGGGGTGCCGGTGGTGGAGCTGAGGCTCAGCCAGCAGGCTCTCGACACCGAGTCGGTGATCGGCCGGAACCAGCTGGTGGAGGGCGCGGTGGCGGTGGCGGCCGGGCTGCCGGAGGAGGTCCGGCAGCGGGCCGGGGCCGTTCTGGTGCACTCGTTCGACGACATCCAGCTGCAGTTGGCCGGGGGTGCGACGGTGCGCTGGGGGAGTCCCGAGCAGACGGATCGCAAAGCCCGGGTGCTGGTGGCGCTGCTGCGTCAGAAGGGTACGAACTTCGATGTGAGCGCTCCGGACGCGCCTGCGGTGTCCGGATGA